The proteins below are encoded in one region of Helianthus annuus cultivar XRQ/B chromosome 2, HanXRQr2.0-SUNRISE, whole genome shotgun sequence:
- the LOC110932208 gene encoding uncharacterized protein LOC110932208, protein MAEEHQEGVPGEEGPVPVLRWDLGLFEQIVRSFRFPPEWDARYPAQNQTAADAPPGYITLFEDFFLQGNFRLPATNFMGNILHFYNFHISQMNPPGMVRVRHFEFLCRAHGIEPSVEKFRAFYQLQRTMGFFSFASRGAARKILLNPPKSFHDWKPKFFFIREEVLPIAMPFRDWSELGLKEDLPILKHERWYQQLTPTPNRVFGENVLVAARMSDQWSPDSKEVPVLKIGDQEAHMYQAAFATFGGSMGVRPLRDDEECWYEQIRGNFMYPVADAFASPPTATEGVLRDLGIDPEDKKKKPLKKKNLNPEVTSKGAGSSRATAGAAVKGTLRLRKSDLKDYVIISDSLEGLSRAAEKKAGAGGSKSSGSAGSRNPDAGATPSTAAHEEEEEEEEEEVTEKLISRKRVRSETTTGVASAAAAGAIPLIGKTSILRSLYKFSPETKKPTPEKGVKFTEPEPKRPKITIKSSKIVGAESAKEKNVAEGDKAKAAEEKRRVEERHKKVEEEKKRKAGEDKKAEEAKKKTADMEKEKERERKKAVEKGSDDQKIVITTGPVKPHQESRKEPEVEKPVHPTHTEVPDRT, encoded by the exons ATGGCTGAAGAACATCAAGAGGGTGTTCCTGGGGAGGAGGGGCCGGTCCCGGTTCTCCGATGGGACTTGGGTCTATTTGAGCAGATCGTTAGAAGtttccggtttccaccggagtgggatgcaCGATATCCGGCCCAGAATCAGACGGCCGCCGACGCACCGCCGGGTTACATCACGTTATTTGAAGATTTCTTTCTTCAAGGCAACTTCCGGTTGCCGGCGACGAACTTCATGGGGAACATCTTGCACTTCTACAACTTCCATATTTCCCAGATGAACCCTCCTGGGATGGTTAGGGTTCGTCATTTCGAGTTCTTATGCCGAGCCCATGGCATTGAGCCGTCTGTTGAGAAGTTCCGGGCCTTTTATCAGCTTCAACGGACGATGGGCTTCTTCTCGTTTGCCAGCCGTGGTGCTGCAAGGAAGATCTTATTAAACCCACCGAAGAGTTTCCATGATTGGAAACCTAAATTTTTCTTTATTCGAGAGGAGGTGCTTCCGATTGCCATGCCCTTCCGAGATTGGAGCGAGCTGGGGCTGAAAGAGGATCTTCCGATCCTAAAACACGAACGGTGGTATCAGCAACTAACTCCTACCCCTAATCGGGTATTTGGGGAGAATGTATTGGTTGCGGCGCGcatgagtgaccagtggtcacctGACAGCAAGGAAGTGCCAGTCTTAAAGATTGGTGATCAAG AAGCGCATATGTACCAAGCTGCTTTTGCTACTTTTGGAGGATCTATGGGCGTGCGCCCACTTCGCGATGATGAGGAATGCTGGTATGAGCAGATCAGGGGCAATTTCATGTACCCGGTTGCTGATGCATTTGCCTCGCCGCCTACTGCAACCGAAG gtgtgttgcgcgacctagGGATTGACCCTGAAGATAAGAAgaaaaaacctttgaagaagaagaaCTTGAATCCCGAGGTGACCAGTAAAGGGGCTGGGAGTAGTCGCGCAACCGCTGGTGCTGCTGttaaaggtactcttcgccttcgaAAGAGTGACTTAAAAGATTATGTGATAATTAGTGATTCACTTGAAGGCTTGTCGCGCGCAGCTGAGAAGAAGGCTGGAGCGGGTGGTTCGAAGAGCTCTGgaagcgcgggttctcgtaaccctgatGCTGGTGCTACTCCTTCTACTGCTGCGCATgaggaggaggaagaagaagaagaagaggaggtaACTGAAAAGCTGATCAGCAGAAAGAGAGTCAGAAGCGAGACCACAACTGGTGTGGCTTCTGCGGCGGCAGCTGGTGCGATTCCCTTGATTGGGAAAACGAGCATTCTGCGCTCTCTTTATAAATTCTCTCCTG AGACCAAGAAGCCCACCCCTGAGAAGGGTGTTAAGTTTACCGAGCCAGAGCCGAAGAGGCCAAAGATTACCATTAAGTCTTCTAAGATTGTTGGGGCTGAGTCTGCCAAGGAGAAAAATGTTGCTGAGGGGGATAAAGCGAAGGCTGCTGAGGAGAAGAGAAGGGTTGAGGAGCGTCACAAGAAGGTTGAGGAAGAGAAGAAGAGGAAAGCTGGGgaagataagaaggctgaggaggcgAAGAAGAAAACCGCAGATATGGAGAAGGAGAAGGAGAGGGAGAGGAAGAAAGCTGTGGAAAAGGGCAGCGATGATCAGAAGATTGTGATCACCACGGGGCCTGTGAAGCCTCATCAAGAAAGCAGGAAAGAGCCTGAGGTTGAGAAACCTGTCCACCCCACGCATACTGAGGTCCCTGATCGCACCTAG
- the LOC110929968 gene encoding sister chromatid cohesion protein PDS5 homolog B isoform X1: protein MREKQSKSSCSPPNQLEIELMHAGKKLLRFSYIPAVIHDVLAKLKEDLFKVEQKPSESMKKALHPVIEALVVKKLVRHADMDVNISVACCFCEILRINAPDSPFNHEQLKDFFEMIVNTFEKLSSASGGSYVKMGRVLNIFSRTRLSVLMLDLQLDGARLIVRLFKQFLTVADSNPSAIVLEMEKIMSMIIEESTELKPELVGLLVKFSKNKNKSASHDRWGLGETVLMNFAARFKPHFADMGRDALYDYCISVASSCKRKIKTECQEIVMCCQHEEQTNSFYAPPSSVTEVNGIHKRNNNNPLEIQVSSSQGGTVCVQGYEVKESNADILEAVFRKYGDITADCIFETCFMRSSILEAVCEVVRRIQTNEVVEKMEDTERLVSDAEAVNVDVAWLRPHLEAIRKKTECLARSNKLRETRKHTLLVEIGARKDLIERSAEVVAALERVGQTERLVNVLTVFEKNLDEKLLECKAELDGLDSWV, encoded by the exons AAATTGAAGGAAGATCTGTTTAAGGTGGAACAAAAGCCTTCTGAATCAATGAAGAAGGCACTGCATCCAGTAATCGAGGCATTGGTTGTTAAGAAACTGGTAAGGCATGCTGATATGGATGTGAATATTTCAGTTGCATGTTGCTTTTGTGAGATCTTGAGGATCAATGCACCTGATTCCCCGTTCAATCATGAACAGTTGAAG GATTTCTTTGAAATGATTGTAAACACATTCGAGAAGTTATCTTCTGCATCGGGTGGATCCTATGTGAAAATGGGACGAGTTCTCAACATATTTAGCAGAACAAGATTGTCCGTTTTGATGTTGGACCTGCAGTTGGATGGAGCACGGTTAATAGTTCGATTATTTAAACAATTCTTAACCGTTGCTGA CTCGAATCCTTCTGCAATTGTACTCGAGATGGAGAAAATAATGAGCATGATCATAGAGGAAAGTACGGAGCTGAAACCCGAGCTTGTAGGTCTTCTAGTGAAATTTTCAAAAAACAAGAATAAG AGTGCTTCACATGATCGTTGGGGACTAGGGGAAACGGTTCTCATGAACTTTGCTGCTCGATTTAAACCACATTTCGCAGATATGGGACGCGACGCCCTTTATGACTACTGCATATCGGTTGCATCGAGTTGTAAACGTAAGATAAAAACCGAGTGTCAAGAGATTGTAATGTGTTGCCAACATGAAGAACAAACCAATTCCTTTTACGCGCCACCAAGCTCTGTAACAGAGGTGAATGGAATACACAAAAGGAACAACAACAATCCATTGGAAATACAG GTTTCATCTTCTCAGGGTGGCACAGTTTGTGTCCAAGGCTACGAAGTGAAGGAAAGCAATGCAGACATTCTTGAAGCCGTTTTCAGGAAATACGGGGACATAACAGCTGACTGTATATTCGAAACATGTTTTATGAGGTCATCGATCCTCGAGGCTGTTTGTGAAGTTGTCAGGAGAATTCAAACCAATGAAGTTGTTGAGAAAATGGAAGACACAGAGCGCCTGGTGTCAGATGCAGAGGCGGTCAACGTTGACGTGGCGTGGCTTCGGCCTCACTTAGAAGCCATTCGAAAAAAGACAGAGTGTTTGGCAAGGTCAAATAAGCTAAGGGAAACAAGAAAACACACCCTTTTGGTTGAAATAGGGGCCCGAAAGGATTTGATAGAGAGGAGTGCAGAGGTCGTGGCTGCACTAGAACGGGTCGGGCAGACCGAAAGGTTGGTGAATGTGCTCACTGTTTTCGAAAAGAATCTGGATGAGAAGCTGTTGGAATGTAAAGCTGAACTAGACGGTCTTGACTCATGGGTATAG
- the LOC110929968 gene encoding sister chromatid cohesion protein PDS5 homolog B isoform X3, with amino-acid sequence MKKALHPVIEALVVKKLVRHADMDVNISVACCFCEILRINAPDSPFNHEQLKDFFEMIVNTFEKLSSASGGSYVKMGRVLNIFSRTRLSVLMLDLQLDGARLIVRLFKQFLTVADSNPSAIVLEMEKIMSMIIEESTELKPELVGLLVKFSKNKNKSASHDRWGLGETVLMNFAARFKPHFADMGRDALYDYCISVASSCKRKIKTECQEIVMCCQHEEQTNSFYAPPSSVTEVNGIHKRNNNNPLEIQVSSSQGGTVCVQGYEVKESNADILEAVFRKYGDITADCIFETCFMRSSILEAVCEVVRRIQTNEVVEKMEDTERLVSDAEAVNVDVAWLRPHLEAIRKKTECLARSNKLRETRKHTLLVEIGARKDLIERSAEVVAALERVGQTERLVNVLTVFEKNLDEKLLECKAELDGLDSWV; translated from the exons ATGAAGAAGGCACTGCATCCAGTAATCGAGGCATTGGTTGTTAAGAAACTGGTAAGGCATGCTGATATGGATGTGAATATTTCAGTTGCATGTTGCTTTTGTGAGATCTTGAGGATCAATGCACCTGATTCCCCGTTCAATCATGAACAGTTGAAG GATTTCTTTGAAATGATTGTAAACACATTCGAGAAGTTATCTTCTGCATCGGGTGGATCCTATGTGAAAATGGGACGAGTTCTCAACATATTTAGCAGAACAAGATTGTCCGTTTTGATGTTGGACCTGCAGTTGGATGGAGCACGGTTAATAGTTCGATTATTTAAACAATTCTTAACCGTTGCTGA CTCGAATCCTTCTGCAATTGTACTCGAGATGGAGAAAATAATGAGCATGATCATAGAGGAAAGTACGGAGCTGAAACCCGAGCTTGTAGGTCTTCTAGTGAAATTTTCAAAAAACAAGAATAAG AGTGCTTCACATGATCGTTGGGGACTAGGGGAAACGGTTCTCATGAACTTTGCTGCTCGATTTAAACCACATTTCGCAGATATGGGACGCGACGCCCTTTATGACTACTGCATATCGGTTGCATCGAGTTGTAAACGTAAGATAAAAACCGAGTGTCAAGAGATTGTAATGTGTTGCCAACATGAAGAACAAACCAATTCCTTTTACGCGCCACCAAGCTCTGTAACAGAGGTGAATGGAATACACAAAAGGAACAACAACAATCCATTGGAAATACAG GTTTCATCTTCTCAGGGTGGCACAGTTTGTGTCCAAGGCTACGAAGTGAAGGAAAGCAATGCAGACATTCTTGAAGCCGTTTTCAGGAAATACGGGGACATAACAGCTGACTGTATATTCGAAACATGTTTTATGAGGTCATCGATCCTCGAGGCTGTTTGTGAAGTTGTCAGGAGAATTCAAACCAATGAAGTTGTTGAGAAAATGGAAGACACAGAGCGCCTGGTGTCAGATGCAGAGGCGGTCAACGTTGACGTGGCGTGGCTTCGGCCTCACTTAGAAGCCATTCGAAAAAAGACAGAGTGTTTGGCAAGGTCAAATAAGCTAAGGGAAACAAGAAAACACACCCTTTTGGTTGAAATAGGGGCCCGAAAGGATTTGATAGAGAGGAGTGCAGAGGTCGTGGCTGCACTAGAACGGGTCGGGCAGACCGAAAGGTTGGTGAATGTGCTCACTGTTTTCGAAAAGAATCTGGATGAGAAGCTGTTGGAATGTAAAGCTGAACTAGACGGTCTTGACTCATGGGTATAG
- the LOC110929968 gene encoding uncharacterized protein LOC110929968 isoform X2 — MREKQSKSSCSPPNQLEIELMHAGKKLLRFSYIPAVIHDVLAKLKEDLFKVEQKPSESMKKALHPVIEALVVKKLVRHADMDVNISVACCFCEILRINAPDSPFNHEQLKDFFEMIVNTFEKLSSASGGSYVKMGRVLNIFSRTRLSVLMLDLQLDGARLIVRLFKQFLTVADSNPSAIVLEMEKIMSMIIEESTELKPELVGLLVKFSKNKNKSASHDRWGLGETVLMNFAARFKPHFADMGRDALYDYCISVASSCKRKIKTECQEIVMCCQHEEQTNSFYAPPSSVTEVNGIHKRNNNNPLEIQGGTVCVQGYEVKESNADILEAVFRKYGDITADCIFETCFMRSSILEAVCEVVRRIQTNEVVEKMEDTERLVSDAEAVNVDVAWLRPHLEAIRKKTECLARSNKLRETRKHTLLVEIGARKDLIERSAEVVAALERVGQTERLVNVLTVFEKNLDEKLLECKAELDGLDSWV; from the exons AAATTGAAGGAAGATCTGTTTAAGGTGGAACAAAAGCCTTCTGAATCAATGAAGAAGGCACTGCATCCAGTAATCGAGGCATTGGTTGTTAAGAAACTGGTAAGGCATGCTGATATGGATGTGAATATTTCAGTTGCATGTTGCTTTTGTGAGATCTTGAGGATCAATGCACCTGATTCCCCGTTCAATCATGAACAGTTGAAG GATTTCTTTGAAATGATTGTAAACACATTCGAGAAGTTATCTTCTGCATCGGGTGGATCCTATGTGAAAATGGGACGAGTTCTCAACATATTTAGCAGAACAAGATTGTCCGTTTTGATGTTGGACCTGCAGTTGGATGGAGCACGGTTAATAGTTCGATTATTTAAACAATTCTTAACCGTTGCTGA CTCGAATCCTTCTGCAATTGTACTCGAGATGGAGAAAATAATGAGCATGATCATAGAGGAAAGTACGGAGCTGAAACCCGAGCTTGTAGGTCTTCTAGTGAAATTTTCAAAAAACAAGAATAAG AGTGCTTCACATGATCGTTGGGGACTAGGGGAAACGGTTCTCATGAACTTTGCTGCTCGATTTAAACCACATTTCGCAGATATGGGACGCGACGCCCTTTATGACTACTGCATATCGGTTGCATCGAGTTGTAAACGTAAGATAAAAACCGAGTGTCAAGAGATTGTAATGTGTTGCCAACATGAAGAACAAACCAATTCCTTTTACGCGCCACCAAGCTCTGTAACAGAGGTGAATGGAATACACAAAAGGAACAACAACAATCCATTGGAAATACAG GGTGGCACAGTTTGTGTCCAAGGCTACGAAGTGAAGGAAAGCAATGCAGACATTCTTGAAGCCGTTTTCAGGAAATACGGGGACATAACAGCTGACTGTATATTCGAAACATGTTTTATGAGGTCATCGATCCTCGAGGCTGTTTGTGAAGTTGTCAGGAGAATTCAAACCAATGAAGTTGTTGAGAAAATGGAAGACACAGAGCGCCTGGTGTCAGATGCAGAGGCGGTCAACGTTGACGTGGCGTGGCTTCGGCCTCACTTAGAAGCCATTCGAAAAAAGACAGAGTGTTTGGCAAGGTCAAATAAGCTAAGGGAAACAAGAAAACACACCCTTTTGGTTGAAATAGGGGCCCGAAAGGATTTGATAGAGAGGAGTGCAGAGGTCGTGGCTGCACTAGAACGGGTCGGGCAGACCGAAAGGTTGGTGAATGTGCTCACTGTTTTCGAAAAGAATCTGGATGAGAAGCTGTTGGAATGTAAAGCTGAACTAGACGGTCTTGACTCATGGGTATAG